One Brachyspira pilosicoli P43/6/78 genomic window carries:
- a CDS encoding ankyrin repeat domain-containing protein: MKKFISILTAFSLMIAVISCGNVDKETQQNIQTNQTETNKVYVNPTTNNTDIDINFDETQYTNEYIKGTELDPIPTGYKKIDEILNEHKYKAPIYEISKLIAEEGLEGKITEYTNFGDKYIFEDSTPLFLAVQFGYNDLAKELIKEGADVNARASDMETEDGIDMLYYAVKNNNPEMTKILIDKGLDKNRDYGYEYSYYLTDIAIGNNNLDVLKLLVKKGDSKETLIPKAVQENNIEMVKYLLSIGQDIDAQIFYDGFWVDSPLKVAAENGYIEMAKFLIDEGANLNSADDYMYYAINSGNYDIAKLLVDNDVFNLNTNTTREEAIELSKNQKYYELEKLLSSKDSNNIDGYDELMNAVSKGDMKALEKLIKDDTDLNKQYSKITPLGLAAARNDKEMVKFLVENGADINLEDGYGYTPLIIAMKYRNIGLAKNIVDLKADLNAICSATGDTPLTYLVREVWFGTDVCYYLIKNGADINKKNKDGDTPLIVAVENVVGSYGILGVLINMGADYNIKNKEGKTAMDIVIEKDDKAALHHLNNPDDLEYYLTI; this comes from the coding sequence ATGAAAAAATTTATTTCAATACTTACAGCGTTTAGTTTAATGATTGCTGTAATTTCCTGCGGCAATGTTGACAAAGAAACACAACAAAATATTCAAACTAATCAAACAGAAACTAATAAAGTATATGTTAATCCTACAACTAATAATACAGATATTGATATTAATTTTGATGAAACTCAATATACTAATGAATATATTAAAGGTACAGAATTAGACCCTATACCTACAGGATATAAAAAAATAGATGAAATACTTAATGAGCATAAATATAAAGCACCAATATACGAAATATCAAAACTAATAGCAGAGGAAGGACTAGAAGGAAAAATTACTGAATATACAAATTTTGGTGATAAATACATATTTGAAGATTCTACACCTTTGTTTTTGGCAGTACAATTCGGATACAATGATTTGGCAAAAGAGCTTATAAAAGAAGGTGCAGATGTTAATGCCAGAGCAAGCGATATGGAAACAGAAGACGGTATTGATATGCTTTATTATGCTGTTAAAAATAATAATCCTGAAATGACTAAAATCTTAATCGATAAAGGGCTTGATAAAAATAGAGATTATGGTTACGAGTATTCTTATTATTTGACAGATATTGCTATTGGCAACAATAATCTTGATGTACTTAAACTTCTTGTAAAAAAAGGAGATTCAAAAGAAACTTTAATTCCAAAAGCAGTACAAGAAAATAATATAGAAATGGTTAAATATTTATTATCTATAGGACAAGATATAGATGCTCAAATATTTTATGACGGATTTTGGGTAGATTCTCCTTTGAAAGTAGCTGCAGAAAACGGATATATAGAAATGGCTAAATTTTTAATTGATGAAGGAGCAAATTTAAACTCAGCTGATGATTATATGTATTATGCAATAAATTCTGGTAATTATGATATAGCTAAATTATTAGTGGATAATGATGTTTTTAATCTTAATACTAATACAACTAGAGAAGAAGCTATAGAATTATCAAAGAATCAAAAATATTATGAATTAGAAAAATTATTATCAAGCAAAGATTCCAACAATATAGACGGATATGATGAATTAATGAATGCTGTATCAAAAGGCGATATGAAGGCATTAGAAAAACTTATAAAAGATGATACTGATTTAAATAAACAATATAGTAAGATTACACCTCTTGGTTTAGCTGCTGCTAGAAATGATAAAGAAATGGTTAAATTTTTAGTAGAAAATGGTGCTGATATAAATTTAGAAGATGGATACGGATATACTCCTTTAATAATAGCAATGAAGTATCGTAATATTGGTTTAGCTAAAAATATTGTTGATTTGAAAGCTGATTTAAATGCTATATGCTCAGCAACAGGTGATACTCCTTTAACATATTTAGTGCGTGAAGTTTGGTTTGGAACAGATGTTTGTTATTATTTAATAAAAAATGGTGCTGATATAAATAAAAAAAATAAAGACGGAGATACTCCATTAATAGTTGCCGTAGAAAATGTTGTTGGAAGTTATGGTATCTTAGGAGTACTTATAAATATGGGTGCTGATTATAACATTAAAAACAAAGAAGGAAAAACAGCTATGGATATTGTTATAGAAAAAGATGACAAAGCAGCACTTCATCATTTAAATAATCCTGACGATTTAGAATACTATCTTACTATATAA
- the pepT gene encoding peptidase T codes for MLNDDIKKFQIDSFFKYSSIPSQSNASSKTLPSSEGQMKLAKVLAEDLKALGLINVVVNDNSIVTALLPKNKDNIHSIGFVAHLDTVDIGLTGDVHAQILKFEGNDLCLNKEKNIMFKVSEHPEIKNYINNDIIFSDGTSVLGADNKAAISTIMSALKYIKDNNIEHGDIYIAFVPDEEIGLLGSKQLDLNVFKPDFAYTIDSCEIGEVVYETFNAGSASIEIEGVTAHPMSAKGVLVNPILIAIDIANEFDRKQTPECTEKKEGYIWVQGISGNQRNASLKLNIRDHNKKLYEEKKAKIREAVEKHQKLEPRAKIELTIEDVYGNIADSVKEDKFPIDVIYEAMKNLNIEAKTLSMRGGTDGSALSVKGLLTPNYFTGAHNFHSIYEFLPIPSFHKSLETTLEIIRIISSK; via the coding sequence ATGTTAAACGATGATATTAAAAAATTTCAAATTGACAGTTTTTTTAAATATTCTTCTATACCAAGTCAAAGCAATGCATCTTCAAAAACACTTCCAAGCTCTGAAGGACAGATGAAGTTAGCAAAAGTTTTAGCAGAAGATTTGAAAGCTTTAGGTTTAATAAATGTTGTTGTAAATGATAATTCTATTGTTACAGCATTGCTTCCAAAAAATAAAGATAATATACATTCTATTGGATTTGTAGCACATCTTGATACTGTTGATATTGGACTTACAGGAGATGTTCATGCTCAGATACTTAAATTTGAAGGCAATGATTTATGCTTAAACAAAGAAAAAAATATAATGTTTAAAGTATCAGAACACCCTGAAATAAAAAATTATATAAACAATGATATTATATTTTCTGATGGAACAAGTGTATTAGGTGCTGATAACAAAGCAGCAATATCAACAATAATGTCTGCATTAAAATATATCAAAGATAATAATATAGAGCATGGCGATATATATATAGCTTTTGTCCCAGATGAAGAGATAGGACTTCTTGGTTCTAAGCAATTAGATTTGAATGTATTTAAGCCGGATTTTGCATACACTATAGATTCATGCGAAATAGGAGAAGTAGTATATGAAACATTCAATGCTGGAAGTGCTTCTATAGAGATAGAAGGAGTAACTGCTCACCCTATGAGTGCTAAAGGTGTATTGGTGAACCCTATACTTATAGCAATAGATATAGCTAATGAATTCGATAGAAAGCAAACTCCTGAATGTACAGAAAAAAAAGAAGGATACATTTGGGTGCAAGGTATTAGCGGAAATCAGAGAAATGCTTCTTTAAAATTAAATATTAGAGACCATAACAAAAAACTCTATGAAGAGAAAAAAGCTAAGATTAGAGAGGCTGTTGAAAAACATCAAAAATTAGAACCTAGAGCAAAAATAGAACTAACTATTGAAGATGTATACGGCAATATAGCTGACTCTGTTAAAGAAGATAAGTTTCCTATAGATGTTATTTATGAGGCAATGAAAAACTTAAATATAGAAGCAAAAACTTTATCAATGAGAGGCGGTACAGACGGCTCAGCATTATCTGTAAAAGGCCTACTAACACCAAACTATTTTACAGGTGCACATAATTTCCACTCTATATATGAGTTTTTGCCTATACCATCATTTCATAAAAGTTTAGAAACTACTCTTGAAATAATAAGAATTATATCTTCAAAATAA
- a CDS encoding ankyrin repeat domain-containing protein, whose protein sequence is MKKLIFILFLFSLCLYGQNNNKSKVSEKLIDYVNEGNIKEAENILKKYNDYVNNRNYEGFTLLSLAVMDNNIEMAKLLLKYKADVNETVYLTDSVLILAIDNNNMEMVKLLLSYGADINYQGFRGRTALFSALEHNRKENIEMVKLLIKNKADVNIAYDGDDENEETPLMYAAMKGYKETVKILIENKADINKRNRNNANALIYAYMYGHDDIADILLQNGSDSLDRSLKVCDLNQETLLSYSVPLITAVNYSTNEVFLQKLIDNSADVDYKTYDNKTALIEAASYNNINAVKILLKNNADVNVQNKYGMTALMWACHRGNLEMTKMLLDAGADKSIKRGNYDALYYAREYGKNEEIIKLLTR, encoded by the coding sequence ATGAAAAAGTTAATATTTATTTTATTTTTATTTAGTCTGTGCTTATACGGTCAAAATAATAATAAAAGCAAAGTTTCTGAAAAATTAATAGATTATGTTAATGAAGGCAATATTAAAGAAGCTGAAAATATTCTTAAAAAATATAATGATTATGTAAATAATCGTAATTATGAGGGATTTACATTGTTATCTCTTGCCGTTATGGATAATAATATAGAAATGGCTAAGCTTCTTTTGAAATATAAAGCAGATGTTAATGAGACAGTATATCTTACAGATAGTGTATTAATACTTGCAATTGATAATAATAATATGGAAATGGTTAAACTTCTTTTAAGTTATGGTGCTGATATTAATTATCAGGGCTTTAGAGGAAGAACTGCATTATTTTCTGCTTTAGAACATAATAGAAAAGAAAATATTGAAATGGTAAAACTCTTAATAAAAAATAAAGCCGATGTTAATATAGCTTATGACGGAGATGATGAAAACGAAGAAACACCTTTAATGTATGCTGCTATGAAAGGCTATAAAGAAACTGTAAAAATATTAATTGAAAATAAAGCTGATATAAATAAAAGAAACAGAAATAATGCAAATGCTTTGATTTATGCTTATATGTATGGACATGATGATATAGCAGATATTTTACTTCAAAATGGTTCTGATTCTTTGGATAGAAGTTTGAAAGTTTGTGATCTTAATCAAGAAACTTTGCTTAGTTATAGTGTTCCATTGATAACTGCAGTAAATTATTCTACTAATGAAGTTTTTTTACAGAAGTTAATTGATAATAGTGCTGATGTAGATTATAAAACTTATGATAACAAAACTGCATTGATAGAAGCTGCTTCTTATAACAATATTAATGCTGTAAAAATACTTCTTAAAAATAATGCCGATGTTAATGTTCAAAATAAGTATGGTATGACAGCATTGATGTGGGCTTGTCATAGAGGAAATTTAGAAATGACAAAAATGCTTTTAGATGCTGGTGCTGATAAAAGTATAAAAAGAGGTAATTATGATGCCTTGTATTATGCAAGAGAATACGGAAAAAATGAAGAGATTATAAAACTTCTTACAAGATAA
- a CDS encoding AbgT family transporter, producing MNTKDMKKSNKFESFLNVIETVGNKLPDITILFLIAFFIMLIVSWILSHFTFNYFHPTTGEQIKIINMLAPAEITKFITKMTYNFINFPPLGITIVATLGIGAAEGSGFIRMILIKLLAIIPKKAIAPAIIFISVVSHITSDSSYVILMPIASIMFFAVGRHPLAGIAASFAGLAGGFSASYTPSTIDPIMQGFTQGAARLIDPTYTVNVLCNYFLSISSTFAVILVCWFITDKIVEPFLWKTMPIDEGIKPEDTSISSITKEENRAFKIAFSVLILMIVLLVVLLIPENSLLRSPNGELTTPDAPVMQAIVPILFLFLVIPGYIYGKLTNKFRTTKEFSLAMAGSVKNLASFLTFSFFCAQFLYVFGNSNVGTLIAISGAEFLKSLNMAPQITVAGITLLTAILNLLITSASSKWAILAPIFVPMLMAVGISPELTQAAFRVSDSAINVVTPMFAFYPLIISYCQKYCNKTGVGTLSSMMLPYSIGLLIVLMIMLYIFWGLNIPIGFNSGYVYPPVH from the coding sequence ATGAATACTAAAGACATGAAAAAGTCAAATAAGTTTGAAAGTTTTTTAAATGTCATTGAGACAGTAGGAAACAAACTTCCAGACATCACTATTTTATTTTTAATAGCATTTTTTATAATGCTTATAGTGTCATGGATATTGTCTCATTTTACATTTAATTACTTTCACCCTACCACAGGAGAGCAAATAAAAATTATTAATATGCTTGCTCCAGCAGAAATAACAAAGTTTATAACAAAGATGACATACAACTTTATAAACTTCCCTCCTTTAGGTATCACAATTGTAGCTACACTCGGCATAGGAGCAGCTGAAGGAAGCGGATTTATTAGAATGATTCTTATAAAATTACTAGCTATTATACCAAAAAAAGCAATAGCACCAGCAATTATATTTATTTCTGTTGTAAGCCATATAACTTCAGATTCTTCTTATGTAATACTAATGCCTATAGCTTCTATAATGTTTTTTGCAGTAGGAAGACACCCATTAGCAGGAATAGCAGCTTCATTTGCAGGGCTTGCCGGAGGTTTTTCTGCAAGTTACACTCCTTCTACAATAGACCCTATAATGCAAGGCTTTACTCAAGGAGCAGCAAGACTCATAGACCCTACTTATACAGTAAATGTTTTATGTAATTATTTTTTAAGCATATCATCAACTTTTGCTGTAATTTTAGTATGTTGGTTTATAACAGATAAAATAGTAGAGCCTTTCTTATGGAAAACTATGCCTATTGATGAAGGCATTAAACCAGAAGATACAAGTATTTCTTCAATAACAAAAGAAGAAAATAGAGCCTTTAAAATAGCATTTTCTGTTTTAATATTAATGATTGTGCTTTTAGTAGTTTTACTTATTCCAGAGAACTCTTTATTAAGATCTCCAAACGGCGAATTAACTACTCCAGATGCTCCTGTAATGCAAGCAATAGTACCTATACTATTTTTATTCTTAGTAATACCTGGATATATATATGGAAAGCTTACTAACAAATTTAGAACTACAAAAGAGTTTAGTTTAGCTATGGCTGGAAGTGTTAAAAATTTAGCTTCATTTTTAACTTTTTCATTTTTCTGTGCTCAGTTTTTGTATGTATTTGGAAACTCTAATGTTGGAACATTGATAGCTATATCTGGTGCTGAGTTTTTAAAATCTTTAAATATGGCACCGCAAATAACAGTAGCAGGCATCACTTTACTTACAGCAATACTAAATTTATTAATAACTTCAGCTTCATCAAAATGGGCAATATTAGCACCAATATTTGTACCTATGCTTATGGCTGTAGGGATATCTCCAGAATTAACTCAAGCAGCATTTAGAGTAAGCGATTCTGCTATAAACGTTGTAACTCCAATGTTTGCATTCTATCCGTTAATAATTTCTTATTGTCAGAAATACTGTAATAAAACAGGTGTGGGAACATTATCTTCTATGATGCTTCCTTATAGTATAGGTTTATTAATTGTTCTTATGATAATGCTTTATATATTCTGGGGATTAAATATACCTATAGGATTTAATAGCGGCTATGTTTATCCGCCAGTTCATTAA